From Scylla paramamosain isolate STU-SP2022 unplaced genomic scaffold, ASM3559412v1 Contig1, whole genome shotgun sequence, a single genomic window includes:
- the LOC135095766 gene encoding LOW QUALITY PROTEIN: brain tumor protein-like (The sequence of the model RefSeq protein was modified relative to this genomic sequence to represent the inferred CDS: inserted 1 base in 1 codon; deleted 3 bases in 2 codons), whose product MSVCSPTPSLESLSGTPLGSLIDSDPPRSLENXPPASTTGSVVGRSSPVATVCGICNDTFVLPRVLSCLHVFCLGCLEKVCDGGERLVCPQCQAVTTAPPPLLLPDYALHRLLEAPVDEPASCTACKSRDVAAVARCLDCAKLLCPHCVMAHQYMHCFEGHRVMTLAELAQRDERPVTCIRHKGEPLKYFCVTCSAPICVDCTLLEHPKGLHEHEALHDAAPKHLDQICHAMEGGRSRAADLRSCVKAVEGSSGRLQQQYEKAQSEIQDTFAFYTTVVEERKSELLRELDSLYHAKQVSLSVFAQKAQECVDKLLSTCDFVDKLRKYANTTEVLMFRKLIEGKLAEQMGKNFDLGMQNVSDLEFVSNYPAIQVGVRNTFGYIRSSSDIQVGPAKLPPIARPSSSASVSSMNSINSCLNGLSGLTTLANGGGGGGLAPGHHGAIPVVSSAAQVANGMTAGLGGAALGSALGGGLANGLANGFSGLGGGGGGGVNGNLNGVLERPYSSSQLSALLSKRFSSSQSLGPFSTSLGDLNMNGLSSYEKWSCGGGGEGVFSRWGGRGVGAPDPVLHDLSHKLLSCSIFPPRSQIKRQKMIYHCKFGEFGVLEGQFTEPSGVAVNAQNDIIVADTNNHRIQIFDKEGRFKFQFGECGKRDGQLLYPNRVAVVRTSGDIIVTERSPTHQIQIYNQYGQFVRKFGANTLCYPRGVTVDHKGRIIVVECKVMRVIIFDQYGTVLHQFNCPNHLEFPNGVVVNDKQEIFISDNRAHCVKVFNYEGQYLRQIGGEGVTNYPIGVGINSQGEVLIADNHNNFNLTLFTQEGQLVSAYESKVKHAQCFDVALMDDGSVVLASKDYRLYVYRYLQVPPPHM is encoded by the exons ATGTCTGTGTGTTCGCCGACGCCTTCCTTGGAGAGCCTGTCTGGGACACCCCTCGGCTCTCTCATCGACTCAGACCCACCAAGATCTCTAGAAA TCCCCCCTGCCTCTACCACAG GGTCGGTAGTTGGCCGCAGCTCTCCAGTGGCCACGGTGTGCGGGATATGCAACGACACCTTCGTGCTGCCGCGAGTGTTGTCGTGCCTGCACGTGTTCTGCCTGGGCTGTCTGGAGAAGGTGTGTGACGGAGGGGAGCGACTGGTGTGCCCGCAGTGCCAGGCGGTGACCACTgccccgccgccgctgctgctgccagaCTACGCGCTGCACCGCCTGCTGGAGGCGCCCGTGGACGAGCCAGCGTCCTGCACGGCCTGCAAGAGCCGCGACGTGGCGGCCGTGGCGCGCTGCCTGGACTGTGCCAAGCTGCTGTGCCCACACTGCGTCATGGCGCACCAGTACATGCATTGCTTCGAGGGCCACCGTGTCATGACGCTGGCCGAGCTGGCCCAGCGCGACGAGCGGCCCGTCACCTGCATCCGCCACAAGGGTGAGCCGCTCAAGTACTTCTGCGTGACCTGCAGCGCACCCATCTGTGTGGACTGCACCCTGCTGGAGCACCCCAAGGGCCTGCACGAGCACGAGGCGCTGCACGACGCGGCGCCCAAGCACCTGGACCAGATTTGCCACGCCATGGAGGGCGGCCGCTCCCGCGCTGCCGACCTGCGGTCCTGCGTGAAGGCCGTGGAGGGGTCCAGCGGCCGCCTGCAGCAGCAGTACGAGAAGGCCCAGAGTGAGATCCAGGACACCTTTGCCTTCTACACCACGGTGGTGGAGGAGCGCAAGAGTGAGCTGCTGCGGGAGCTGGACAGCCTGTACCATGCCAAGCAGGTCTCCCTCTCCGTGTTTGCCCAGAAGGCGCAGGAGTGCGTGGACAAGCTGCTCTCCACCTGCGACTTCGTGGACAAGCTGCGGAAGTACGCCAACACCACGGAGGTGCTCATGTTCCGCAAGCTGATCGAGGGCAAGCTGGCAGAGCAGATGGGCAAGAACTTTGACCTGGGCATGCAGAACGTCAGCGACCTGGAGTTTGTGTCAAACTACCCCGCCATCCAGGTGGGCGTCCGCAACACATTCGGCTACATCCGCTCCTCCTCCGACATCCAGGTGGGCCCCGCCAAGTTGCCACCCATCGCCcggccctcctcctccgcctccgtcAGCAGCATGAACAGCATCAACAGTTGCCTCAACGGCCTGTCCGGCCTCACCACGTTGGCcaacggcggcggcggcggcggcctgGCCCCGGGCCACCATGGAGCCATCCCTGTGGTGTCCAGCGCAGCACAGGTGGCCAACGGCATGACGGCCGGCCTGGGCGGCGCCGCGCTGGGCTCAGCCCTCGGCGGCGGTCTGGCCAATGGCCTGGCCAATGGCTTCTCTGGCCTGGGGGGTGGCGGG GGCGGGGGCGTGAACGGCAACCTGAACGGCGTGCTGGAGCGGCCGTACAGCAGCAGCCAGCTGTCTGCGCTGCTGTCCAAGCGCTTCAGCTCCTCACAGTCGCTGGGGCCATTCTCCACCAGCCTGGGCGACCTCAACATGAACGGCCTCTCCTCCTACGAGAAGTGgagctgcggcggcggcggagaggGGGTGTTCAGC CGGTGGGGAGGGCGGGGGGTGGGGGCGCCGGACCCTGTGCTGCATGACCTGTCCCACAAGCTGCTGTCGTGCTCCATCTTCCCGCCACGCTCGCAGATCAAGCGTCAGAAGATGATCTACCACTGCAAGTTTGGGGAGTTTGGCGTGCTGGAGGGGCAGTTCACGGAGCCCAGCGGTGTGGCCGTCAACGCGCAGAACGACATCATCGTGGCCGACACCAACAACCACCGCATCCAGATCTTCGACAAGGAGGGCCGCTTCAAGTTCCAGTTTGGCGAGTGCGGGAAGAGGGACGGCCAGCTGCTGTACCCCAACCGTGTGGCTGTGGTGCGCACCAGCGGCGACATCATCGTGACGGAACGCAGCCCGACGCACCAGATACAGATATACAACCAGTACGGCCAGTTTGTCCGCAAGTTTGGCGCCAACACGCTGTGCTACCCGAGGGGCGTCACGGTGGACCACAAGGGCCGCATCATCGTGGTGGAGTGCAAGGTGATGCGGGTGATCATCTTCGACCAGTATGGAACCGTGCTTCACCAATTCAACTGTCCAAACCACCTTGAGTTCCCGAATGGTGTAGTGGTTAATGACAAGCAGGAAATCTTCATCTCTGATAATAGAGCACACTGCGTCAAG GTGTTCAACTACGAGGGTCAGTACCTGCGTCAGATTGGCGGTGAGGGCGTGACCAACTACCCAATTGGTGTGGGAATCAACAGCCAGGGGGAGGTTCTCATAGCGGACAACCACAACAACTTCAACTTGACTTTGTTCACTCAGGAAGGTCAGCTGGTGTCTGCGTACGAGTCGAAGGTCAAACACGCACAGTGCTTCGACGTGGCCCTCATGGACGACGGTTCGGTGGTTCTAGCCAGTAAGGACTACCGGCTGTATGTCTACCGGTATCTGCAGGTGCCCCCTCCACACATGTGA